GCGAATTCGGCGAGCCCCTGCGGATCCTCGGGGCGCGGTTCGGCGGTCCGCTCACCTACGCGTCGCTCCGGGCGGGGGGGGAGACGGCGCCCGGGCAGCTTCCGGTCGAGGAGCTGGTGCGGACCTTTCAGGTGCGGACGATCGACGCGCGCACCGAAGCCTACGCCGTGATGGGCAATCCCGTCGCGCATTCCCGCAGTCCCGTCCTCTTCAACGACGTCTTCAAGCGTCTCGGGATGAACGCCCGGTACGTGCGCCTCAAGGTGGACGACGCCGGGACGCTGCGGGCGCTCGTCGAGGCGCTGGGGCTGCGGGGTCTGTCGGTGACGATCCCGCACAAGCAGGGGGTGGTTCCCTCGCTCGACGAGGCGGACGAGATCGTGCGCGGCACGGGGGCGGCCAACACGATCACGGTCCGGGACGGCCGCCTCCTGGGGGCCAATACGGACGTTCCGGCCGCGATGGACGCGCTTCGGGAAGCGGCGGTGCGGAAGTGGTCGCATGGGGTGTACGGGATGCGCGCGCTCGTTCTGGGCGCGGGGGGCGTGGCGCGGGCGCTGGCGTGGGGGCTCAAGCGCGAGGGGGCGCGCGTGTGGATCGCCAACCGCACGTTCGAGCGGGGAAAGGCGCTGGCGGAGGAGCTGGGCGTCGAGTACGTGCGCTGGGAGAACCTCGCCGAGGTGCGCGCTCAGATCGTCGTCAACGGCACCTCCGTCGGGATGGCGCCGGCGGACGGCGAATCGCCGGCGGCCCCGTCCCTTTTCCGCAAGGACATGGTGGCGCTCGATACCGTCTACACCCCGCGCCGGACGAAGTTCCTGCGGGACGCGCGCGCGGCGGGCGCCGAGGCGGTGGACGGAGTGGCGATGTTTCTGCGCCAGGCGGACCGGCAGTTCCGCCTGTGGGCCGGCCGCCCGATTCCGACCGAGATCCTGAAAGAGTACGACCGGACGCTCTGACCTACTCGACGATCGTCACGGCCATGCCTTTGTAGGCGAGGGCGGCCACCTCGCCCACTTCCTCGTTGAGCATGCGGACGCAGCCGTTGGAAGCGCGCGTCCCGATGGCTCCGGGGTCGTTGGTGCCGTGGATCCCGATGCCGTGGTGGAAGTCGTGATCGAGCGCGATCCACCACTCGCCGAGCGGGTTCTGGGGATCGCCGTAGGGGACGGGCCCCTTGACCTTCATCTCCGCGGGGGGCCACCAGGCGGGCTTGGGGTTCTTGGTTCCCACCGTGTAGCGGGCCGCCGGGGTGGGCTTGGCGTCGGAGCCCGTCGTGACGGCGTAGCCCTTGAAGGGAACGCCTTCGTAGCACACCCAGAGCCGGAAGAGCGACTTGTCGACGAAGATCGTCCAGGTGCCCCGGGGGACCTTGATCTTGCGGCCCGCGCGGAGGATGGCGTTTTCGCGATAGTTGTTGACGAGCATGACGGCGCCCTTGACGCCGTTGAGGGTGCGGAACTTCCGGGCGATGCCCTCGAGGGTGTCGCCCTGCTGAATCTCATAGAGCTCGAGGTCGCGCTCGTCGCTCTTGTCGATCAGAAGCTGCCGGTTGATTTCGATGCCGCGGCGGGCGAGCTCGGTGCGTTCGGCGTCGGACGCTTCGGGAGCGGCGAACAGGGGAGCGAGCTTCGCGCGGGCTTCGCGCCACTTTCCCTCGGCGCAGAGGGATTCCACGTCCGAAAGCGGCCGGGAGCGGGGCTCCGGCGCTTCGAAGGCGACGGGGGCGGGAGGAGGCGTCGGGACGCGGGCCGGG
The window above is part of the Planctomycetota bacterium genome. Proteins encoded here:
- a CDS encoding L,D-transpeptidase family protein; protein product: PARVPTPPPAPVAFEAPEPRSRPLSDVESLCAEGKWREARAKLAPLFAAPEASDAERTELARRGIEINRQLLIDKSDERDLELYEIQQGDTLEGIARKFRTLNGVKGAVMLVNNYRENAILRAGRKIKVPRGTWTIFVDKSLFRLWVCYEGVPFKGYAVTTGSDAKPTPAARYTVGTKNPKPAWWPPAEMKVKGPVPYGDPQNPLGEWWIALDHDFHHGIGIHGTNDPGAIGTRASNGCVRMLNEEVGEVAALAYKGMAVTIVE
- the aroE gene encoding shikimate dehydrogenase — translated: MMICASLRAETAEEALAGMQDARRLGADLCELRADFLRRPELARILPARPLPVLVTVRPRWEGGRFEGSEEERFRLLEEACRLGADYVDVEFRALRDFPRGNARVIVSWHDYEKVPEDVEAIASRMRAAGAFAVKIAAAARGAADLARLARLQATLGSAGIVVAMGEFGEPLRILGARFGGPLTYASLRAGGETAPGQLPVEELVRTFQVRTIDARTEAYAVMGNPVAHSRSPVLFNDVFKRLGMNARYVRLKVDDAGTLRALVEALGLRGLSVTIPHKQGVVPSLDEADEIVRGTGAANTITVRDGRLLGANTDVPAAMDALREAAVRKWSHGVYGMRALVLGAGGVARALAWGLKREGARVWIANRTFERGKALAEELGVEYVRWENLAEVRAQIVVNGTSVGMAPADGESPAAPSLFRKDMVALDTVYTPRRTKFLRDARAAGAEAVDGVAMFLRQADRQFRLWAGRPIPTEILKEYDRTL